Below is a window of Lepisosteus oculatus isolate fLepOcu1 chromosome 8, fLepOcu1.hap2, whole genome shotgun sequence DNA.
TGACTGCTCTGTGTTGTGTACAAGGCCTAACATAGCTATCTCTGCATCTCtggtgttttttaaacaaatgtgatCTGCATAATATGCCGCAGGCATTTTTGTTTATTGCCTTTATTGTCTTTAAATCCtgttgatttaattaaaaacctaTCAAGGTCTTTCTGTTTGTTAGGCAACTACTAGAggattgaatttaattgaaacaTTAACCTAAACCTCAAAGGAATGTACATTGaagaaaatgatattttcaTCAGGAGTGACATCAACAGtcaggttaaaataaaaaatacagtatcagCATAACACCATGTATAGGtttgaaatattattaaaaagctttttttaaatatttttaaaaatccagaatTTCTTTTAACAATAAGACAGCCTGTTACTTGTTGCAACAATTATTACACCATTATACAATTATTACAACTATTCTTGTCGAAAGAACATGGACGTTTCAGTCCCTTTTTGACATCTTGATTCCAGCAGATTAATGCACTAAGTCATGGTCAATCTGGAAGGGAAACCTATCACACTGCTTGTCTGTGATATGTACCCAGTCAAGAAGCATATTCAATATCtccatttctctctctctctctcttaatcTTCACAGCTCCTGGCCTGTTGAACAGCATTAATACCTGTCAAGTCAATTTGTTACAATCCATCTCCCTTGGCCAGTCACAGAATCCACCCTGCGATGGAGAGCCTGAGTGAGCTTCAGAACCCACTCCTGGACAAAAACAGCAAACACGTCAAAGGCGATTACAGTTACCAGGGGGACTTTCCCAGCAACCAATAccaggaaaacatttttaattactttgtgaATGGTTCCAGCAAAGCCAAGACTCACCAACTCCTCGATGCCACATCGCTGCACCTTGCAGTAGAAGCCTTCTACCGGCCAAACTTCATTTTGTACAAGGATGAAGCCAATGCTAAAAACAAGGATTATAAAAGCGAGTGTTGCGAGACCACtttcacagaaaataaagaCTCCGGTGTCGAAAACACAGAAGATCAAGAGTCTAAACTCCTAGAACTGGGTGACAATGATGTGAAAATCCAAACGGTGTCTTATGAGGTAGAGGAGGAAGAGTACCACGAATATGAGGTAAGGTGAAGGTGGTAGGGAGAGGGAAAGGTATTTTGTACCATGTCTTAAAACATGATAACTCATTCCTCTGCAAAGTACTGAGCAGAAGATTTAACGTAGCTGGAGAATATTTTTATAAGGGCAATAAATTACATTCATAAGAGGTTAGTCCTCTAATCATTTTCCAAGCTGAAGTTTGcctgttattttagttttatactgtgcattttgtattgtttttccaTCATAAATCAGTGTACTGTACCATCATTTCATTGTGCTTTACTATACTTTGCATTGTGGCATTTCAGTGTTACATTACCTTCTTTTACAAggttttcacaaaaaataactcTGCAATGTAGACTCTATGTCTTTATACTTTGGGGGTCCTCATAACCCATCTGTATCCCTGACTCAGTTCTGTTCCGCAGGGAGAGGAATGAATCTTATTTTCCACCTTTTTTCCTGATCTAGTACCTGTCAAACCTCAGTCTATCCCAGAAACCTGGAACTAGAttacaaatacagaaaatattgcAGTAGACAATGCAAGATACAGTAGCTCTGTGTTGTTGTCCAAGCTCTTGCATAGTCACACTctttttaatggaaaaacaaattacagaGACTAAAATCAAGACTGCCATGTGAAATCCATTAGGGGATTTACAATATGATTACTGTGACCTGAtttcttaattttgtattaaaatatacagcAGCAGACCAaaaccttggcttctttcattCATAACAAAATGATTCACCACCTAAGTTtaacaaatattgttttaatggaATGGGATTCAATAAAGACAGGTGAGGGTAAGTCACAGAGCTCACATTGAAAAAGTGGCAAAGTTCTGCCCTCTTATGGACACAGCTTGTGTCAGGGATGCTGACGTGCTGTTATTTATAAGTCACTACTTCAGACTCACAAGAAAACACCTCCATTTGGTATATAGTTCATATTCTTGTTTATTTCCGAATGTTAAAGAGAAGAGACTTCAAGAGACGTCAAGAGAAGTCTGACTTCACAGCCAAAGACTAGGTCATCAGAATGCTGCTGTGTGTATTCCACAGGATAAAAATATGATCACTTGCCTTTTTGTAGCTCACAGACCTTTGAGTTTCAAATTGTGTCATTTCCAGTGTTAACACAGTCGAGACTCTGTCCAGAGTTCTTTGATCTAACAGTTCCAACATTGTGAATGCTGTGATTCCACACATCATAGAAGATAAGGGCTGAATAGCAATATTATCCATATTGGTAGCACACATCTAAAAGTATAGGAAAATAATTGAAAG
It encodes the following:
- the syndig1l gene encoding synapse differentiation-inducing gene protein 1-like: MESLSELQNPLLDKNSKHVKGDYSYQGDFPSNQYQENIFNYFVNGSSKAKTHQLLDATSLHLAVEAFYRPNFILYKDEANAKNKDYKSECCETTFTENKDSGVENTEDQESKLLELGDNDVKIQTVSYEVEEEEYHEYESDCSSDSESEDNFIMIPPRDHLGLAIFSMLCCFWPLGIAAFYFSQGTSKAIAKGDFPLASSASRRALFLAALSITIGTGVYVGVVVALIAYLSKSGHV